The genomic stretch GACAGTTTCTCAGATCGCTGCGTGCCATTTCACAGTTTTTATACCTCGATTTTTGCTTATGAACTCACAAAGGCTATTTCCTGATGTATGTCCCTTCCAGGGTACTCCTCTAATTGTGTTTtaactttgtgtttattttgcagTCCCTGCTTCCATTCGTTATTCCCACACAGACATCAGAGTGCCCGACTTCTCTGACTACCGACGCGCTGAAGTGTTAGATGGCACAAAGTCCTCAAAAGAGAGCAGTGAGGCTAGAAAAGGTTTCTCCTACTTGATAACGGCAACAACTAGCATAGGTGTTGCGTATGCCGCCAAGAATGTCGTCTCCCAGTTTGTTTCCAGCATGAGTGCTTCTGCGGATGTGTTGGCCATGTCGAAAATCGAAATCAAGCTATCTGATATTCCAGAAGGCAAGAACATGGCTTTCAAGTGGAGAGGAAAACCGCTGTTTGTGCGCCATAGAACCAAGAAGGAGATTGAGCAGGAGGCTGCAGTCGAAGTGTCCCAGTTGAGGGACCCACAGCACGATTTAGATCGAGTAAAGAAACCTGAATGGGTTATCCTGATAGGTGTCTGCACTCATCTCGGTTGTGTGCCCATTGCAAATGCAGGAGATTTTGGTGGTTATTACTGCCCTTGCCATGGGTCACACTATGATGCTTCTGGCAGGATCAGGAAGGGGCCCGCCCCTCTCAACCTTGAGGTTCCTTCGTATGAGTTCACTGGTGATGACATGGTGATTGTGGGTTAGAGACCTGGACTCAGGTTCTAGGCTCCTTTCGGTCTTCTTGTCCCCTCAGAAGACTTAGAAGGAAGCCATCTACACTTGGgttgatttgaaatatttaagaattgcTAATAATGTACTTGCAAACGATGTGAAGTAAATTGAGTTTAATGTTGAATACTTTCAAGCATTCACCTAATAAAGCCACTGTTAAACATTGCTAAGCTCAAAGACTTCAAAATTGCGGTGTTTTGATAGCTGATTCtaattaaaaactatagaatGGTGTACAAGATATTTGTGAAGTCTGTGATCAGCGTTTTCCTTTATCTGCCTTTGTGTTTGCGACACAGATTCTGCAGAGCTAATGGTTAGACTGAGGTGCAAGTAGCAGATCATTTCCGAGTCCTGGAAGATGCTTATGGCATTGGCAGGAAATACGGTATCcaggtttccctttttttttttttgcacgtgGGTCCTGGCTAGGCGTGTCCGCCCCACCTGCGCACCCCTCCTCCCCGAAGCTGTGGACGGTGTCCCATGTAGTCTATGGGAGAGTCCCTATGGGGCTGAGCCTCCGCTCTAGCTGGCCGGTTTCCTGTTTGACGGGTCgggaatttttatatttcactcaGGTGAGTAAGTAATTAGAATGCAGTTCTAAGAGGCAGTGGTGGGATATTCCCTGAGAAAAGATTTCCAGAAGGGCAGTGCTGCTGTCCCTCCTCCATCTGGTGTGGGTATTCATGTTCCCGTTGATCCTGCATCTGCCCTGTCAGGAAGCAAGAAGGGATAGCGTGCCTGAGACCTAATACTGTTAGCGTGAACGTGATGCTGCTGGTTCCTTTCTGCAGGGATTACATTTTGGGGTATTTAAGTTGGATTTGCAGTCACCGCTTTTCACCGTGAAGTGGAAGTGGGCCTGGGAGACCTCAGAATTCacaccctcttccttccctccttcctccctccctccctccttccctccttcccttctgcctCTAGTTCCACACGTGAACCGAGCCTGGGATCTGACAGgctccccgggtcctgggactggGCTCTGCCCTTTGCCGAGAACCACAGCTACTTCGATAAGTTTGCCGTAGCTCTGTGTTTGGTGGTGAGCCAGAAACACCCCGGGTCCGTCCCTGATCACGTGCTAACTAGGTAAGTGTTAGGGCTTCCAAAGGGAACTGGCCATCCAGGGTTCCAGTCTTGAAAACAGCAGCTAAGTGTATGAAGAAACGTCACAGTTTTTACGCTTGCGAGCAGACCTTTGGTTCCTCTGTACcattctagaaagaaaatgaggtgtGCCGAATGGGGCTTATAATAATGGTACTTAATGTTCTGGTATTTAGGTGTAAACGTAAGACAAAAAGTGCCAAGCGTTGCTAGTTGGCTAAAAGTAGTGAAATCCCATCACCACGCACGAGCAGTATGGGTACGTGTAGTCCGTGTTCATGCTGGGGCCGCAGTTTAATCAGCTGGACCAGCCTTACAACAGTAGTTCAACCAGGGGCAGCCCTCCTGCCCAGGGCGGGTGTGGCCGTTATTTGATTGTCACAATGATTGGAGGAGGATGCTGGTCCTGGGGCGGAGGGTGGGGCCGTGGGAACACAGGTCCGCGAGCTAAAAACTGCTGCCAAAATGTCCACAGCACTTCCCTTGAAGAGAAGTGCTCATACCCCATTATTACCCCCTCCCACCCTAAGGGATACctcaaaatatttcatcttttcgTGTTCGAAATGCCACAACCGCTGCCCTGGGACTACCCCTGCGGGGGACAAAGAGAGAAGGTTTGTGTCCCGGGTGTTCTATGCTGGAGTTGCTGGGCTGCTTCTGTCCTCTGTGAGAGCttgactaatgatgttaaacTTAAATCCCAGTACCCCACGTAGGTTTTAAAAGAAggcttcgggatccctgggtggcgcagcggtttggcgcctgcctttggcccagggcatgatcctggagacccgggatcgaatcccacgtcgggctcccggtgcatggagcctgcttctgtctctgcctctctctctttctctctctctcctctgtgtgactatcataaataaataaaaataaataaaagaaggcttCATCCCACAAGCAGCCAAGATGAGTCTTACTTGATACTATGCTAAATGGGTAGAGCAGGTGTGTTAGCTTTCTGATTATTTCAGTGAAACAACATCCTAGATATTAGGGGGAAATTACTTAGGAAATTTGACCAGTTGGCCTCCTAACACTGGGTCGTTAGCAGGTACTTCTTTTTACTGGGAGTAGAGATTGGGACGATCTTGAGGTTCTCTATTACGCTTTAAACAGAGCGTGGTTAGAGAAAATGACCCGACCCTTCCAAAAAGCTTAGCGTGGTTTTTTGATGTCGCATTCGCTTTGGTCTTTGAGCATCTCTTCGAAAACCTGACTCCATCTGCGTGTGGAGAGGGCGTTTGTCCTTATTTGGTTTATATGGTTGAGGATTACAATGTGCTATTGGTGCCTTGGATTTTTCTGAACAACGGGCACGTACTGTTTGTCAGAAGTGATTCTTCGTTCCCACAGAGCTGAAATGGCATTTTCTATATTCTCGTGTCCTCTAAATCCTGCATTTTATGTACTTCCTGGAAGTCAATGTGCACATTTGTCGGAATGAGTGTTCTTGGCCCGCTGTTCTAATGCACTTGCACCATCACCTGTTGCTAATGACTCGCCTAGATCCCCTCCCTGACCTTCCTGTTCAGCCACTTAAACTGCATCTGAGCACAGACGTTTTATTAACACCATAAACCTAAAATGtcaaagggcagcccgggtggctcagcggtttagcgccgcctttggcccagggcatgatcctggggtcctgggatcaagtcccccatcgggcttcctgcatggagcctgtgtctctgtctctcacgaataaataaaatcttaaaaaaaaaaaaaaaaagccaaaaaggaaaggaagtccTGTTTTCCATAAGACAGCTTCTTCACTACGTACCTGGCGATGAAAACCTCTAAtcccctctgcctccttttccATGACCCCTTCCCCTGGGCCCAAATCCCCAAACCCTGATAATTGTACCTACTTAATAAAACATGAAGGTCCATTACTGTCTCCGCAATCTGTAACATCCTAATAGGGGCGAACGGAGCCCCGACTCCTACTCACTAGGCTAAGTGTACTCCGTAcaatctcattcaatcctcaaaGAACCTGGTCAGCTGGATACTGTTGCTATTCCTGGTTTACAGATAGAGGAACTGAGGCACATAGAAGTGCCTTGCCCATAATCCTAGAGCTGGTAAGCCAGTGGAACCAGAATTTTACTTTAACCCAGGGAGTCTTGAGTGCAGTGTGCGTAGCCCTGATCACGATCCTATATGTACATAGGACCTGCGCGTGCCCGTATATATGTACGCATACGATGTTCCTGTGCCCCTGCGTTCGTCGAGGCCTTGTCAGTTCTTACCTGGTCTTTTGCAGCAAGGTACCAAACGGGTCTTGCTTCTTTCCTCCAATCTTTTCCCCTTAAAACCCATCTTCCACAGAGATGCCAAGTGGTGCAGAGGTCAAGAGTATGGGCTTGGTTCTTGGGTTCTAATCCCGGCTCCGCCGTTTCCTAGGCACGTGACCTGACGCCCATCACTTAGTCTCTTTGTACCTGTCTTCTCTCATCTGAAAAGTACACCGCCTCTGGGTTTCTTTGGGGATTAATGCATGGAAGATGGCTTCCAAACTGACCGTGGAACCTCTGGGGTCCTCCTCACCTGCATCCCACCAGTTGGCCCTTTGCTCCAGTGACGCAGAACTTGGGTGTTACCTGCATTCTTTTCTCTCAGGCTCTAACCACACTCTCATtgccctcctttccttttattttatctgGTTTGTCCTCAGCCTGAcctttgagattctctttctttctttctttctttctttctttctttctttctttctttctttctttctttttttaagaattatgtatttatttgagagggagcgaGCACAAGcgctgtggggaggggcagagggagagggaaagagggaatctcaagcagactccctgctgagcgcagagcccaaggtggggcttgatctcaggaccccgagatcgtgacctgagtcaaaatcaagagctggacccaaccggctaagccacccaggcacctcccttCGAGATTCCTTAGGTGGGGTGTCCTGCACCTGAATTACATTCACTTTTCTACCAAGTTTCCCCAAAATAACCAGGTCATATCCATTTAGATACctgtattttccttattttgaattCGGCTCTCCTGGTCTGTCTCCCACTACTACACTGAGGTTGACTGAGGGGCCTCAGGACCAGGGCAAGTCCTCAGCCGTGGAGTTGAGGGCTGAGAGGGGGTGGCGTCGGGGGTGAATTTCTGAGAGGCATTGCTTGAAAGGAACTTTGTACTTTTCCAGGTACTCTGTACAACATTTTTGAGAACAGAGCAATCGTGTAATGTCTGTGTATCTTATTTCTCTAGGACTTTAGGTCAGAGGagaaatgaattaatattatagggtaatttggatttaaatttaCACTCCTTccggaagaaaaaaattcaacggaattaaaaaggaataaataattaaaaatcttttttttttttttaaaaaactgattattttactctttttccatttgttcataaTGAACAGTCTTCTCCCCGAGGAAGATTTCAATGTCAAAAGGTTCGTCCTTTAGCGTTTTATTTCCAACACTAAAATGCAGTGGACGTTATGTCATTACTTCTATCATTTCATCGCTCTTATTCACTTCGCACCCTGGAATTGAGGAAGGGAACATTTTGCTTAGAGGGGAAAAATATTAAGTAGGTGAATTGATCAATTCTTCTCTGAGGTAGGAAGGATggagaattattttctctttttcagtacTCAGCATTACTTATTGGAGGTTAAAAATGTCCTAAGCATCGTATTGCCAGGAATGTGAGGTTAAGATGGTTTCTGGTCTCGGTCCTTACAGGACACTTAAATACACCACAACAGACTGCTCAAGTGTTTGCTTACGTGAATGCTTATAAAAAGATGATTATAGATCTAAGATCTCTGGTCAGTGGAAAAGTTAAAAAGTTTTGCAAAGGGCTCGGCAGTGTCTTTGTAATAACTCCTCTGCGGTGATCAACATACGACTGGTCTATCGGTGAACTAAAAATCCCAAATTCAATAAACTACATTTTATACTTTCTCAGCTATTATACCAGACTTGGGCCAATTTCAGTGCAAAAGCTTCCAGTCATCTAGCTTTTGAAATCCTTATCCGATTAGAATACTTGcaaaaacacatcttctttatccatcatctttcgatggacaccgaggctccttccacagtttggctactgtggacattgctgctagaaacatcggggtgcaggtgtcccggcgtttcactgcatctgcatttttggggtaaatccccagcagtgctcagccattagaaatgacaaatccccatcatttgcttcgatatggatggacctggagggtatgatgctgagtgaagtaagtcaatcggagaaggacaaacattatatgttctcattcatttggggaatataaataatagtgaaagggaataaagaggaaaggaataaaaatgagtgggaaatatcagaaagggagacagaacataaagactcctaactctgggaaacaaactaggggtggtggaaggggaggagggcgaggggtgggggtgactgggtgacgggcactgaggggggcacttgacgggatgagcactgggtgttattctatatgttggcaaattgaacaccaataaaaagtaaatttactatttttttaaaaatatatatagataactGAATCTCGATGCAATAAACATTAATCAGATTTTAGTAAAAACAAATCTTCTTAAAATGCACCAAGCAAGCATATTATTTAAGGAAGCCACTGGTGAAAtcattttctggaatttttaaTAGTCATCTAATTTATGTATTccaagggatttttaaaattattactcttgtgtgtttggtatttttaaaatttatttatggataTTAGTCTTAGAGCAAAACCCAGCTAATTTTTGAATATAATAACATCGATACATTACAGTTACAAGTTTTACATTGACTATTAAACCTAAATAGaaggataaaatatatttcatctctTGTAAGGAAAATAATTGTGTTAACCTTCTATTTTATTCCTATATTCCTTGTGAACTGTTATTAAACATTAAAttgtattctaaaaaaataaaaagaatacttgCAAAAGTAAGAGATGAGAGTGCATCAGTCATAACTTTTCATACAGTTTTAAAAGTGCACACACAACCTTGACTCCTTAAttgaaggtggaaaaaaaaaaagccaatgcaTTTCACATAATTGTCTgcaatttgtcattttcttttatctgttcATGGCTAAAATCTCAGCTCATGCTTCTCCCTTTATCTGAGGGAATACTTGCTTTCTTAGCTCTGCCCTCAATACAAGCTCTCCCTGGTTGGCCCTTTGGAGAAACAGCGATCTGAGGGCCCCAGCCGATCTCAGTATACGAAAATCAAGTTGGGAACTATTTATTCCCCTTGGTCAAGATGATCTATTATAGACCCTTTTAAACATAAATCTCAGATGAG from Canis aureus isolate CA01 chromosome 1, VMU_Caureus_v.1.0, whole genome shotgun sequence encodes the following:
- the UQCRFS1 gene encoding cytochrome b-c1 complex subunit Rieske, mitochondrial, with translation MLSVAARSGPFAPVLSATSRGVAGALRPLVPASVPAAPEPPVLDARRPFLCRESLSGQAARRAPVASAGLTVPASIRYSHTDIRVPDFSDYRRAEVLDGTKSSKESSEARKGFSYLITATTSIGVAYAAKNVVSQFVSSMSASADVLAMSKIEIKLSDIPEGKNMAFKWRGKPLFVRHRTKKEIEQEAAVEVSQLRDPQHDLDRVKKPEWVILIGVCTHLGCVPIANAGDFGGYYCPCHGSHYDASGRIRKGPAPLNLEVPSYEFTGDDMVIVG